From one Triticum urartu cultivar G1812 chromosome 3, Tu2.1, whole genome shotgun sequence genomic stretch:
- the LOC125545978 gene encoding tRNA (guanine(26)-N(2))-dimethyltransferase, with protein sequence MASAPAAAPAVTFQPGRRAPLPPRCTHSERGVSFDPGSAFYRSDSAPGRDLAVLAATLHRRRRPDPSAPFLCLDAMCGSGVRALRYLAQAGADFVWANDASDALHPVIVGNLSRFEPVPPEGQRRWVVSHLDATRLLAERYLRREYFDVIDVDSFGSEAEYIRAAFLALKIGGLLYLTSTDWRSARGYGGKCSLSSYGAYVLPVPYPNEIGLRMLLGGAAREAAMLGFHIKPVFSYYAYHGPIFRAMVQLCHGKEDGISNYGFICHCKSCGQSQTFGFDELGQISCGCANRTDATSITVVGPLWTGPLHDRSSITEMLNLAVEWGWAHTSENGVTLEKLLGTMIEESDPRLPPGYIRLDEIASRAKVNSPPLGTLIHSLQKEGYAACRSHIGANAVKTNSPISSCIVVAREIRNLR encoded by the exons ATGGCgtccgcccccgccgccgcccctgccgtcACCTTCCAGCCCGGCCGGCGCGCCCCGCTGCCGCCCCGCTGCACGCATTCCGAGCGCGGCGTCTCCTTCGACCCCGGCTCCGCCTTCTACCGCAGCGACAGCGCCCCGGGCCGCGACCTCGCCGTCCTCGCCGCCACCCTccaccgccggcgccgccccgacCCCTCCGCCCCTTTCCTGTGCCTCGACGCGATGTGCGGCTCCGGCGTCCGCGCGCTCCGCTACCTCGCGCAGGCCGGCGCCGACTTCGTCTGGGCCAACGACGCCTCCGACGCGCTCCACCCGGTCATCGTCGGCAACCTCTCTCGCTTCGAGCCCGTGCCTCCCGAAGGGCAGAGGCGGTGGGTGGTGTCGCACCTCGACGCCACCCGGCTGCTCGCCGAGAGGTACCTCCGCCGCGAATACTTCGACGTCATCGACGTCGACTCGTTCGGCAGCGAGGCCGAGTACATCCGGGCGGCCTTCCTGGCGCTCAAGATTGGGGGCCTTCTCTACCTCACCTCCACCGATTGGCGGTCGGCAAGAGGTTATGGCGGAAAATG CTCACTGTCTTCATACGGAGCATACGTTCTTCCAGTGCCATATCCGAATGAGATTGGTTTGCGAATGCTTTTAGGTGGGGCTGCCCGTGAAGCAGCAATGCTGGGATTTCACATAAAACCAGTATTCTCTTATTACGCGTACCATGGTCCAATTTTTCGAGCGATGGTACAATTATGCCATGGAAAAGAAGATGGCATCAG CAATTATGGTTTCATTTGTCATTGCAAGAGTTGTGGCCAGTCTCAGACTTTTGGATTTGACGAATTGGGGCAGATTTCTTGCGGATGTGCAAATAGAACA GATGCCACTTCAATCACAGTTGTAGGCCCACTTTGGACAGGTCCTCTCCATGATCGCTCTTCCATTACAGAAATGCTAAACTTGGCTGTAGAATGGGGATGGGCACACACAAGTGAGAATGGTGTCACTTTGGAAAAACTTCTTGGCACCATGATTGAGGAGAGTGACCCAAGGTTACCGCCTGGATATATAAGACTTGATGAG ATTGCCAGCCGAGCAAAAGTTAACTCTCCACCGCTCGGTACACTCATCCATTCATTGCAGAAG GAAGGTTATGCTGCTTGTAGATCTCATATAGGTGCCAATGCTGTCAAGACCAACTCTCCCATCAGTTCTTGCATTGTGGTTGCACGGGAGATCCGAAATTTGCGATAA